A genomic window from Pungitius pungitius chromosome 12, fPunPun2.1, whole genome shotgun sequence includes:
- the baiap2l2a gene encoding brain-specific angiogenesis inhibitor 1-associated protein 2-like protein 2, giving the protein MSGMNIDKLHRSTMRIYSSLMDEFNPSLQKLVSLGDSYIRAFQALAVTSEAYFSALSNIGESALHTASSRSLGDVLIQISETQRRLTLEVDGMFRWFSTEVLREMDTNIKMDKDYISGSRKQYEMEVNNQAAALERQLRRGEKKDCSDYMQFLRESNSEAQQEEERRYRFLSEKHCGLIQCIAKLMNKTGGALQQTADAWAKEVQATRGHEARRPAGVSRGMKEEEMRRRGEELSLGNVPSRAPSPQGSISRPTGSRPSRARVSHQPSGSNPTLLPFTRGEMITVLVQQPRNGWLYGHVHGSSRDGWFPATYVDALDDPPETFSFRSSSLKSSSIMGDVPDQPRSSSHSGAPPPPAPPPLSSYKQYEKQPITPTPEKKAEANSETKRSEPHGSQPQLFPRGTNPFATVKLKPTSTNDRSSPRLYRR; this is encoded by the exons CGCTTGCTGTAACAAGTGAGGCCTACTTTAGTGCACTTTCTAACATCGGAGAAAGTGCCCTGCACACGGCGTCATCACGCTCCCTGG GAGACGTCCTGATTCAGATCTCTGAGACCCAACGGCGGCTCACGCTGGAGGTGGATGGAATG TTCCGCTGGTTCAGTACGGAGGTCCTTCGGGAGATGGACACTAACATTAAAATGGACAAAGATTACATATCG GGCAGCAGGAAGCAATACGAGATGGAAGTCAACAACCAGGCAGCAGCTCTGGAAAGAcagctgaggagaggagaaaaaaag GATTGTAGCGATTATATGCAGTTCCTCAGGGAGAGCAACAGCGAggcccagcaggaggaggagaggcgctACCGCTTCCTGTCGGAGAAACACTGCGGCCTGATACAATGCATCGCCAAACTCATGAACAAG ACAGGAGGAGCCCTCCAGCAGACAGCCGATGCCTGGGCCAAGGAGGTCCAAGCTACCAGAGGACACGAGGCCAGACGACCTGCCGGAGTTTCT agagggatgaaggaggaggagatgaggaggagaggagaggagctgtCACTTGGCAACGTCCCTTCAAGGG CTCCGTCTCCCCAGGGAAGCATTTCCCGGccaacaggaagcagaccctCGAGGGCCCGGGTGTCCCACCAGCCCAGTGGCTCAAACCCCACCTTGCTGCCCTTCACCAGGGGAGAGATGATCACCGTGCTGGTCCAGCAGCCCAGAAACGGCTGGCTGTACGGACACGTTCACGGAAGCTcgcg TGATGGATGGTTTCCAGCCACCTATGTGGACGCATTGGATGACCCTCCAGAGACATTCAGCTTTCG AAGTTCCTCTCTcaaaagcagcagcatcatgGGAGACGTGCCAGACCAACCAAGAAGCAGCAGCCACAGcggagctccgccccctccggcCCCACCCCCTTTATCCTCATACAAACAGTATGAGAAGCAACCCATCACACCGACACCCGAAAAAAAGGCCGAGGCTAATTCAGAAACAAAG AGATCAGAACCACATGGATCCCAGCCGCAGCTGTTCCCCAG gggcaCCAACCCGTTTGCCACAGTCAAGCTGAAGCCGACGTCCACCAATGACAGATCGTCCCCGCGTCTATATCGCCGATGA
- the pvalb6 gene encoding parvalbumin 6 — MAMSSILNADDIKKALDAFSVAGSFDHKKFFEIMGLRAKSFDEVKKVFLVLDADNSGFIEEEELKFVLKGFSKDGRDLTDKETKEFLRAADKDGDGKIGVDEFAALVKE; from the exons ATGGCAATGAGCAGCATCCTCAACGCTGATGACATCAAGAAAGCTCTGGATGCCTTTTCAG tGGCTGGTTCCTTTGACCACAAGAAGTTTTTCGAGATAATGGGTCTGAGGGCAAAGTCTTTCGACGAAGTGAAGAAGGTCTTCCTGGTGCTGGATGCCGACAACAGCGGCTTcatagaggaagaggagctcaa ATTCGTCCTGAAGGGTTTCTCCAAAGATGGCCGGGACCTGACGGACAAGGAAACCAAAGAATTTTTAAGAGCAGCCGACAAGGATGGTGACGGCAAGATTGGAGTTGATG AGTTTGCTGCCCTGGTGAAGGAATAA